Proteins found in one Lutimonas zeaxanthinifaciens genomic segment:
- a CDS encoding nucleoid-associated protein, with product MIKRNKASIPQFIIHKIGNKFNDTRNVFSEEPVVFDEDSYNLMLPFLLKPFGNLTESFRFNHHADINLNEINSYAQRLFKEEEFFVDGSKNILLHLFEQSNSAQIKTGDVIVALFDDIEFNEVQTKALGIFKIENKTNFFQTFQEGNSFDVVVQKGISTKKIDKGCLIVNYQDDEGMVVLSVDNNNYDAQYWIKNFLNVKYADDKNNHTQSYMEMCKDFSDEVLKTDYSTQEKSHFLAKTVDYLKENDTLNIHDFKDEVFEVEEQKDLFDDYKKLFETDKEVLIRNQFHISEAVVKKQKQKLKTEIKLDTNIQIKMDVEAPDASSEYLELGYDEEKKMKYYKVYFNEETS from the coding sequence ATGATCAAAAGAAACAAGGCCAGTATTCCGCAGTTCATCATTCATAAAATCGGGAACAAGTTCAATGACACAAGAAATGTATTTTCGGAAGAACCGGTTGTGTTTGATGAAGACAGCTATAATCTCATGTTGCCATTTCTTCTAAAACCATTCGGAAATCTGACTGAAAGTTTTCGTTTTAATCATCATGCCGATATTAATTTGAATGAGATCAATTCTTACGCACAGCGGCTTTTTAAAGAGGAAGAGTTTTTTGTGGATGGCTCCAAGAACATTTTGCTGCATTTGTTTGAGCAGTCTAATTCGGCTCAGATCAAAACAGGTGATGTGATCGTTGCCCTGTTTGACGATATCGAGTTCAACGAGGTACAGACAAAAGCCCTTGGAATATTCAAAATTGAAAACAAGACAAATTTCTTTCAAACCTTTCAGGAAGGAAACAGTTTTGATGTGGTCGTTCAAAAAGGGATAAGCACAAAAAAAATCGACAAAGGCTGTTTGATCGTAAATTATCAGGATGATGAGGGAATGGTGGTACTCAGCGTGGATAATAATAATTATGACGCACAATACTGGATAAAGAACTTTCTGAATGTGAAATATGCCGATGATAAGAACAACCACACCCAGTCATACATGGAAATGTGCAAAGATTTTTCGGACGAAGTCTTAAAAACAGATTACAGTACTCAGGAAAAAAGTCACTTTTTAGCAAAAACCGTGGATTATTTAAAAGAAAATGACACATTAAACATACATGACTTCAAGGACGAGGTTTTTGAAGTAGAGGAGCAAAAAGATTTGTTTGATGATTACAAGAAATTGTTTGAAACCGATAAAGAGGTATTGATAAGAAATCAGTTTCATATTTCAGAGGCAGTCGTAAAAAAACAGAAACAAAAATTAAAGACTGAGATAAAACTTGATACAAACATCCAGATCAAAATGGATGTAGAGGCGCCTGATGCTTCATCTGAATATTTAGAACTGGGATATGATGAAGAAAAGAAAATGAAATATTATAAGGTATATTTTAACGAAGAGACCAGTTAA
- a CDS encoding ribonuclease HII: protein MLELKYSSFDLEAGTDEAGRGCLAGPVVAAAVILPPYFKHPLLNDSKQLSEKKREFLRPVIEKEAISYAVAFIDHEKIDEINILNASILAMHNSLDGLDVDPDFVVVDGNKFKNYRNIPHETIVKGDGKFLNIAAASILAKTYRDEFMFKAHQNYPQYGWIRNKGYPTSEHRKAIREYGSSPLHRKSFKLLPEQLKLDL from the coding sequence ATGTTAGAATTAAAATATTCTTCTTTTGATTTAGAGGCGGGTACGGACGAGGCCGGAAGGGGATGTCTTGCGGGTCCGGTAGTTGCAGCAGCAGTAATTCTACCACCCTATTTTAAGCACCCTTTGCTGAATGATTCCAAACAACTCAGCGAAAAAAAAAGAGAATTCCTAAGGCCCGTCATCGAAAAAGAAGCTATCTCTTATGCCGTAGCCTTTATCGACCATGAAAAAATTGATGAAATCAACATTCTCAACGCCTCCATCCTGGCCATGCATAATTCTCTGGATGGCCTTGATGTAGATCCTGATTTTGTTGTGGTAGATGGAAACAAGTTCAAGAATTACAGAAATATTCCACACGAGACCATTGTAAAAGGAGATGGAAAATTTTTGAATATAGCTGCTGCTTCTATACTTGCCAAGACCTATCGGGATGAATTTATGTTCAAAGCTCATCAGAATTATCCTCAGTACGGCTGGATCAGAAACAAAGGATATCCTACCTCGGAGCACCGAAAGGCAATCAGAGAATACGGGTCGTCCCCATTGCACCGTAAAAGCTTTAAACTATTGCCTGAACAATTAAAACTTGACTTATGA
- a CDS encoding putative porin: MLRKLSILILLLITTGIRGQINDGNLNTLDNRYVDVYGDTAKIYDKEVEVELSDKTYYHDYKVIDYKMDTTYIDTTLIMKKYYEFNLERKDAFELMPFHNPGQAYNSLAYTFKGNETYPKIGARAQHFNYYEVEDIKYYSVPTPSTELMWSTVLEQGHLLDAMFTFNLSRQFNASLSFKSIRSLGKYRHSLTDHGAARITMSYHTKNKRYFIRGHLVAQDLNNDQNGGLTDESLFYFESNDPNFSDRARLETNFTDAKSVIRGNRYYFDHFYVLWDKKDSLKSIPSDLKIGHQFNFERKHYEYEQESANSMFGPAFTREIDDDAKYSKFYNEAYLSLNSPITLGEVRFKVNNYAYNYSYKSIVITPDEVIDSKLEGNSFAIGGEWHTQFKKFNLDVDASQIISGNLTGHAYSAMASFKTDSTFQVTARAYSNNRSPNFNFLLNQSDYKYYNWQNDFKNEEINGIDFVFDSEKWIYASAYLTNIGNYSYFAQNEDTGQVEPRQYGENINYFKIKLSKEIRFGKFALDNQFIYQQVTSGEEVLRVPDFITRNTLYYANHIFKGKPMYLETGVSFSYFSKYLMNSFNPVLNEFYLQNEREYGGFPLLDFFINFRVKTMRVFFKLEHFNSGFTENNYYSAPTYPYRDFVVRLGLVWNFFI; the protein is encoded by the coding sequence ATGTTAAGGAAACTTTCCATTTTAATTTTATTGTTGATAACAACCGGCATCCGGGGCCAGATAAATGACGGAAATCTCAATACCCTTGACAACAGATATGTTGACGTTTACGGTGATACAGCTAAAATCTACGATAAAGAGGTCGAAGTAGAATTAAGCGACAAAACCTATTATCATGACTATAAGGTCATTGATTATAAAATGGATACCACCTACATCGACACCACCCTTATCATGAAAAAGTATTACGAGTTCAATTTAGAGCGCAAGGATGCCTTTGAACTGATGCCTTTTCATAACCCGGGACAAGCCTATAACAGTCTTGCCTACACTTTTAAAGGAAATGAAACCTATCCGAAAATTGGAGCGCGGGCCCAACATTTCAATTATTATGAGGTAGAAGACATTAAATATTACAGCGTACCTACACCATCAACCGAACTCATGTGGTCTACGGTTCTGGAACAGGGCCATTTACTTGACGCCATGTTCACCTTCAACCTTTCGAGGCAATTCAATGCCTCCCTGAGTTTTAAAAGCATTCGGTCTTTGGGTAAATACAGGCATTCTCTTACCGATCATGGAGCGGCAAGGATAACCATGAGTTACCACACCAAAAATAAAAGGTACTTTATTCGCGGTCATCTCGTAGCACAGGATCTTAATAACGATCAGAACGGAGGGCTAACCGATGAATCCCTTTTTTATTTTGAATCAAATGACCCGAATTTTTCAGACAGGGCAAGGCTGGAGACCAATTTTACGGATGCGAAAAGTGTTATAAGAGGTAACCGCTATTATTTTGATCATTTCTACGTACTGTGGGATAAGAAAGACAGTTTAAAATCGATCCCTTCCGACCTGAAGATCGGACATCAGTTCAACTTTGAAAGGAAACATTATGAATACGAGCAAGAAAGTGCCAACTCGATGTTTGGCCCTGCTTTTACCCGAGAGATTGATGATGATGCCAAGTATTCTAAATTTTACAATGAAGCCTATCTGTCTTTAAATTCACCTATAACACTAGGTGAAGTAAGGTTCAAAGTGAATAATTATGCCTATAACTACAGTTATAAAAGTATTGTGATAACTCCGGATGAGGTCATAGATTCAAAACTTGAGGGAAATAGTTTTGCCATTGGTGGCGAATGGCATACGCAATTCAAAAAATTTAATCTGGATGTTGATGCATCACAGATCATATCAGGTAACCTAACGGGCCATGCTTATTCGGCAATGGCTAGTTTTAAAACGGACAGCACATTTCAGGTAACCGCCAGAGCTTACAGCAACAATCGTTCACCGAATTTTAACTTTTTACTGAACCAAAGTGATTACAAATACTATAACTGGCAAAATGACTTTAAAAATGAAGAGATCAATGGTATAGACTTTGTTTTTGACTCTGAAAAGTGGATCTATGCCTCGGCCTATCTCACAAATATTGGCAACTATTCCTATTTTGCCCAGAATGAAGATACGGGTCAGGTGGAACCCCGACAATACGGCGAAAACATCAATTACTTTAAGATCAAATTGAGTAAAGAAATTCGCTTTGGAAAATTTGCCCTGGACAATCAGTTTATCTATCAGCAGGTAACTAGTGGTGAAGAGGTGCTTAGGGTACCTGACTTTATAACCAGAAACACCTTATATTACGCCAATCATATTTTTAAAGGTAAGCCAATGTACCTCGAAACAGGAGTCAGTTTTAGTTATTTCAGCAAATACCTGATGAACAGCTTCAACCCTGTTCTGAATGAATTTTACCTTCAAAATGAAAGGGAATATGGCGGTTTTCCGCTTCTTGACTTCTTTATCAATTTCAGGGTAAAGACCATGAGGGTGTTTTTTAAACTCGAACATTTTAACTCAGGATTTACGGAGAATAATTATTACTCTGCACCTACCTATCCCTATCGAGATTTTGTCGTTAGATTAGGATTGGTATGGAATTTCTTTATCTGA
- a CDS encoding protease inhibitor I42 family protein, whose amino-acid sequence MKHLYFLFIIVPLVCSCQKESMKVKEGETFEIKLKSNRTTGYAWFLERELKNSILDSVSVQYVIPDNAATGAGGTEVWSFKARSKGEARLIFIYKRAWEKEGDQIRKEIGVKVE is encoded by the coding sequence ATGAAACATTTGTATTTTCTTTTTATTATCGTTCCTTTGGTATGTTCCTGCCAGAAAGAGTCCATGAAGGTCAAGGAAGGAGAAACTTTTGAGATCAAATTGAAATCAAACAGAACCACCGGGTATGCCTGGTTTTTGGAAAGGGAATTAAAGAATTCAATATTGGATTCGGTATCGGTTCAATATGTTATTCCTGACAATGCAGCCACCGGAGCCGGCGGAACTGAAGTTTGGAGTTTTAAAGCCCGGAGTAAGGGTGAAGCCAGGCTTATTTTTATTTACAAGCGTGCCTGGGAGAAAGAAGGTGATCAGATTCGCAAGGAAATTGGTGTAAAAGTTGAATAA